One Thermococcus sp. M36 genomic window, GCAGAGGTAGACGATCGGCATGTCCCATTTGGGATAGTTGGTAGAGAACCACGTTGAGTCCGGGTTCATGTAGTCCTCGAACTGCTCCATAACAAGCTCGTACAGGTTCATGAAGTCGTCGTCCTTAAGGAGGTCCCTTAGGCGGTGTTCGGAAACGTCTAGGAGCAGTTTAACCGGGTTTTTGTGTTCGCGCCAGAGCTCGGGGTCAATCCTCTCCCAGAGCTTTGTTGCGCGTCTGTTCCAGCTCCACCAGTAGTTGTACGCCAGATCAGCCAGCCCCTTCAGGGGATGGGGCAGCTTCTCCCTGATTATATCCTGTGTGTGGGTGTCAAGCTCGACCATGGCAACCACCCGTGTATCATTCTGGGTGATAAATATTTGGGGACAACCTTAAAAAGTCTTGCCACTCGGCAGATGCCGAAGATGGGTAGAAAAAAAGAGGGCTCAGGGGCCCTCAAGCTGGAACGGGCTGATGTAGTCCCCATACTTCTCTCTGGCCTGGAGAAGCCTGTTCCGCTCCTCTTCGAGGATCCTGAACAGTTCCTCGGGGACGTTTCCAGCCTGCTCGCGGTATATCCTTTCAATGCGCTCTATCTTCGCTAGAAGCTCCGGAACCCTTATCGTGAACTGCTTTTCGTAGTCCTCCCTGCCGTACTCCTTGTTGAGAACATCCCTGAACAGCCTCGCGAGGTCTTCGTACCTCGGAATGTAGCCGATGGGCGTCTCTATTGCCCCGACATCGCCGTGAACGCGGAGCTCCATCCACTTGAGCCAGACCGCTTTGTCGAGCTTGTGGTTGAGCCAGTTCCCGTTTTCGTCGCGAAGGAAGTAGTTCACCGCGAATATCTTCGGGGCTTTCTTCAGCTTTTCACCGAATTCGAGGTAGTTCCTGAGGTATTCACCGAGGGGAACGCTCATAAAGTCGAGTATTGCCATCGGGTTGAAAGCCCTAACACCTTCTTTGCCGAGGGTAGCAGCGGTCGTCTCGCTTTCCAGCGCGGCGCCCATCGTCACAACGCCATGAGCCCAGTCGAAGGCCTCCCTGACTGGTGGCCAAGTGTCCTTGTCCCTGCCGCCGAAGATCATTCCCCCTATCTCCACGCCGCACGGGTTCTCAAGGGCCTCCAGGTCAACGTTCGGGAAGTGTTCAAGCGAGACTGTGAAGCGCGCGTTCTTGTGGCTCGGCGGTATCTCGTTGCCCTCAGCATCTTTCTTCCCGCGCCACCACTTTCCACTGTGGTTCTCCCCCTCGTCCGGAATTTCGATTCCCATGTCGTTCCAGTAGGGCTTTCCGTCCTTGACGAGGACGTTGGAGAATATTATCTCGACCGGGGAGTGGAGAACCTGCCATATTATCGGGTCGTCCTCCGGGTTTACTCCTTGAATGATGCCAAAGACGCCCTTCTCCACGTTGGCACCCCTAGCAACTCCGTTCACCGGCAGGATGAAGGTCAAATCGTCGCCGACTATGTTCTCCCAGCTTATCATCGCCGTCGAAGTCTTCCCGCACATGCTCGGATAAGCCCCAGTAAAGTAGGTCTTCCTGCCGTTGGGGCCGTTGACGCGCATCAGGAACATGTGCTCGCTCAGCCAGCCCTCCCTGACGGCCTTCTGTATCGTCAGTCTGAAGGCGAGCTTCTTGAGACCTATGGTGTTGCCGCCGTACTGGG contains:
- a CDS encoding phosphoenolpyruvate carboxykinase (GTP), yielding MDALERLEKLLEPEQFEKIKAIDNPKLHEFLADWIEWLEPDKVFVCTDSPEDEAYVKWKALYNGEEKMLETPNHTVHYDNYYDQARDKANTKLLVPDGKEIPFLNTKDRDEGLREIRELMKGIMRGKELFVCFFVLGPRKSVFTIPAVQLTDSAYVAHSEFILYRKGYEEFKRLGREAKFFRFVHSAGELDERKTSRNLDKRRVYIDLVDETVYSVNTQYGGNTIGLKKLAFRLTIQKAVREGWLSEHMFLMRVNGPNGRKTYFTGAYPSMCGKTSTAMISWENIVGDDLTFILPVNGVARGANVEKGVFGIIQGVNPEDDPIIWQVLHSPVEIIFSNVLVKDGKPYWNDMGIEIPDEGENHSGKWWRGKKDAEGNEIPPSHKNARFTVSLEHFPNVDLEALENPCGVEIGGMIFGGRDKDTWPPVREAFDWAHGVVTMGAALESETTAATLGKEGVRAFNPMAILDFMSVPLGEYLRNYLEFGEKLKKAPKIFAVNYFLRDENGNWLNHKLDKAVWLKWMELRVHGDVGAIETPIGYIPRYEDLARLFRDVLNKEYGREDYEKQFTIRVPELLAKIERIERIYREQAGNVPEELFRILEEERNRLLQAREKYGDYISPFQLEGP